GGCGCGATGGATGTCGAGCTGCTGGCCCTGTCGCCGCAGCGCACCCGCTTGTCGGTAACCCTATCTCTGACACCCAAGACGCTGTCGGGTCGTTTGATGGTCCAGTCCTTGAAACTGGCGCGCAGCAAGTTGAACCGCGGCTTCAAGAAACGCGTCTCCGAATTTGCCAAACAGACCGAAGACCGGGTCGGTCGCTCCGCCTGACGTCGGCTACAGCTCAGAAACGATCATCATTCGCCGGGTAAACGCCCAGGATTTCGATGTTGGTGGTGAAATAGGCCAGTTCATCCATGGCGAGGCGGACGTTCGGATCGTCCGGATGGCCATCAATATCAGCGTAGAACTGAGTCGCGGTGAAGGACCCATCGACCATGTAACTCTCGAGTTTGGTCATGTTGATGCCGTTGGTCGCAAAGCCACCCATCGCCTTGTAAAGTGCGGCGGGTATGTTGCGGACCTGGAACACGAAGCTGGTGATCATGCCATGGTTTCCACGGCGCTCCGTATTCGGGTCGCGCGACATGGTCAGAAAGCGGGTGGTGTTATTGCCATGATCCTCGATATGGCGGGCTAGCACCTCCAGGCCGTAGATCTCGCCCGCCAGTTCACTGGCCAGCGCGGCGTGGCTCTTGTCGCCTTGTTCAGCCACGTCACGGGCGGCGCGGGCATTGTCGGGGCTGACACGCCCGTGGATGTTATTTTCGCTCAGAAAACGGGCGCATTGCGGCAGCAGTACCAGATGCGAATGCGCTTCTTTGATGTCTTCAAGCTGGGCGCCAGGAACGCCTAGAAGATTGATGTGAACCCGCACAAAGGCTTCGTCGATGATGTGAAGGCCGCTGTGCGGCAACAGGCGGTGAATATCGGCAACGCGCCCATAGGTGGAATTCTCCACCGGAAGCATGGCCAGTTCAGCCGCACCGCTGC
The nucleotide sequence above comes from Phaeobacter inhibens DSM 16374. Encoded proteins:
- a CDS encoding prephenate dehydratase gives rise to the protein MTQRIAIQGELGSYSHEACRKERPDMDVLPCRNFEDAINAVRSGAAELAMLPVENSTYGRVADIHRLLPHSGLHIIDEAFVRVHINLLGVPGAQLEDIKEAHSHLVLLPQCARFLSENNIHGRVSPDNARAARDVAEQGDKSHAALASELAGEIYGLEVLARHIEDHGNNTTRFLTMSRDPNTERRGNHGMITSFVFQVRNIPAALYKAMGGFATNGINMTKLESYMVDGSFTATQFYADIDGHPDDPNVRLAMDELAYFTTNIEILGVYPANDDRF